A genomic stretch from Microcebus murinus isolate Inina chromosome 19, M.murinus_Inina_mat1.0, whole genome shotgun sequence includes:
- the CHRM3 gene encoding muscarinic acetylcholine receptor M3 — protein sequence MTLHNNSTTSPLFPNISSSWLHGPSDAGLPPGTATHFGSYNASLAAGNFSSPNGTADDPLGGHTIWQVVFIAFLTGILALVTIIGNILVIVSFKVNKQLKTVNNYFLLSLACADLIIGVISMNLFTTYIIMNRWALGNLACDLWLSIDYVASNASVMNLLVISFDRYFSITRPLTYRAKRTTKRAGVMIGLAWVISFVLWAPAILFWQYFVGKRTVPPGECFIQFLSEPTITFGTAIAAFYMPVTIMTILYWRIYKETEKRTKELAGLQASGTEAEAENFVHPTGSSRSCSSYELQQQSVKRSARRKYGRCHFWFTTKSWKPSAEQMDQDHSSSDSWNNNDAAASLENSASSDEEDIGSETRAIYSIVLKLPGHSTILNSTKLPSSDNLQVPEEELGMVDLERKASKLQAQKSVDDGGSFPKSFSKLPIQLESAVDTAKTSDINSSVGKTAATLPLSFKEATLAKRFALKTRSQITKRKRMSLIKEKKAAQTLSAILLAFIVTWTPYNIMVLVNTFCDSCIPKTYWNLGYWLCYINSTVNPVCYALCNKTFRTTFKMLLLCQCDKKKRRKQQYQQRQSVIFHKRVPEQAL from the coding sequence ATGACCTTGCACAATAACAGTACAACCTCGCCTTTGTTTCcaaacatcagctcttcctggcTGCACGGCCCCTCCGATGCAGGGCTGCCACCAGGGACAGCCACTCATTTTGGCAGCTACAACGCTTCTCTAGCAGCTGGGAATTTCTCCTCCCCAAATGGCACCGCCGATGACCCTCTGGGAGGTCACACCATCTGGCAGGTGGTCTTCATCGCGTTCTTAACGGGCATCCTGGCCCTGGTGACCATCATTGGCAACATCCTAGTGATAGTATCATTTAAGGTCAACAAGCAGCTGAAGACAGTCAACAACTACTTCCTGCTAAGCCTGGCTTGTGCCGATCTGATTATAGGTGTCATTTCGATGAATCTGTTTACTACCTACATCATCATGAATCGATGGGCTTTGGGGAACTTGGCCTGTGACCTCTGGCTTTCCATTGACTATGTGGCCAGCAATGCCTCCGTCATGAACCTCCTGGTCATTAGCTTTGACAGGTACTTTTCCATCACGAGGCCACTCACCTACCGAGCCAAACGAACAACAAAGAGAGCCGGTGTGATGATCGGTCTGGCTTGGGTCATCTCCTTTGTCCTGTGGGCTCCTGCCATCCTGTTCTGGCAGTACTTCGTAGGGAAGAGGACTGTGCCCCCCGGGGAGTGCTTCATTCAGTTCCTCAGCGAGCCCACCATTACCTTTGGCACGGCCATCGCTGCTTTTTATATGCCTGTCACCATTATGACTATTTTGTACTGGAGGATCTATAAGGAAACCGAAAAACGTACCAAAGAGCTTGCCGGCCTGCAAGCCTCTGGGACAGAAGCAGAGGCGGAAAACTTTGTCCACCCCACGGGCAGTTCTCGAAGCTGCAGCAGTTACGAACTGCAACAGCAGAGCGTGAAACGCTCCGCCAGGAGGAAGTACGGCCGCTGCCACTTCTGGTTCACAACCAAGAGCTGGAAGCCCAGCGCCGAGCAGATGGACCAAGACCACAGCAGCAGCGACAGCTGGAACAACAACGACGCTGCCGCCTCCCTGGAAAACTCCGCCTCCTCCGACGAGGAGGACATTGGCTCGGAGACCAGAGCCATCTACTCCATCGTGCTCAAGCTTCCAGGGCACAGCACCATCCTCAACTCCACCAAACTGCCCTCCTCAGACAACCTGCAGGTGCCCGAggaagagctgggcatggtggactTGGAGAGGAAAGCCAGCAAGCTGCAGGCCCAGAAGAGCGTGGACGATGGAGGCAGTTTCCCAAAAAGCTTCTCCAAGCTTCCCATCCAGCTAGAGTCAGCCGTGGACACAGCCAAGACCTCTGACATCAACTCCTCAGTGGGCAAGACCGCGGCCACTCTACCTCTGTCCTTCAAGGAAGCCACGCTGGCCAAGAGGTTTGCTCTGAAGACCAGAAGTCAGATCACCAAGCGCAAAAGGATGTCCCTCATCAAGGAGAAGAAGGCGGCCCAGACCCTCAGCGCCATCTTGCTTGCCTTCATCGTCACCTGGACCCCCTACAACATCATGGTTCTGGTGAACACTTTTTGTGACAGCTGCATCCCCAAAACCTATTGGAATCTGGGCTACTGGCTGTGCTACATCAACAGCACCGTGAACCCCGTGTGCTATGCCCTGTGCAACAAAACATTCAGAACCACTTTCAAGATGCTGCTGCTTTGCCAGTGTGACAAAAAAAAGAGGCGCAAGCAACAGTACCAGCAAAGACAGTCGGTCATTTTCCACAAGCGCGTGCCTGAGCAGGCCTTGTAG